Proteins co-encoded in one Flavobacterium sp. M31R6 genomic window:
- a CDS encoding SPOR domain-containing protein: MKIELYIAQLLYRYQCVTVPGFGAFLTEIQSAQLLENTHSFFPPKKVISFNTHIKNNDGLLANHIAQAEKTSYDYAVSAIEYEVLNWKKTLQENRSFSIKNIGVLTLTAENNILFTPNEQTNYLAQSFGLTSFVSPAVKREAALPKPELTFEKSTFVSAAASVVIEEEKPVFNFIPETRERSPYLKYAVVFVIGLAIAGSIGYPMYQNQIASETVLVETAVQKQVQHKIQEATFFIQTPIPAVTLSLKSEKEVETKMPYHIMAGAFRSEANAQKRYNQLIAKGFKARVLGINKNGLYPVLYGSYATFAEAEKEKDSITETDNPEAWILIQSL; this comes from the coding sequence ATGAAAATAGAACTTTATATCGCGCAACTTTTATACCGTTATCAATGTGTAACTGTTCCTGGTTTTGGAGCGTTCTTGACCGAAATTCAATCGGCTCAACTGCTTGAAAATACCCATTCTTTTTTCCCTCCAAAAAAGGTGATTTCCTTTAATACGCACATCAAAAACAATGATGGGTTATTAGCCAATCATATCGCACAAGCGGAAAAAACTTCATACGATTATGCCGTAAGCGCTATCGAATATGAGGTTTTGAACTGGAAAAAAACACTACAGGAGAATCGTAGTTTTTCGATAAAAAATATCGGTGTTCTGACTTTGACTGCCGAGAACAATATTCTTTTCACACCCAACGAACAGACCAATTATTTGGCTCAATCTTTCGGATTGACTTCTTTTGTTTCGCCTGCGGTGAAAAGAGAAGCAGCTCTTCCTAAACCGGAATTAACATTTGAAAAATCAACATTTGTATCTGCAGCTGCATCAGTGGTAATCGAGGAAGAAAAACCTGTTTTCAATTTCATACCAGAAACCAGAGAAAGAAGCCCTTACCTAAAATATGCCGTTGTTTTCGTTATCGGATTGGCAATTGCTGGATCTATCGGTTATCCGATGTATCAAAATCAAATAGCTTCTGAAACTGTTTTGGTGGAAACAGCCGTTCAAAAACAAGTGCAACATAAAATTCAGGAAGCAACTTTCTTCATACAAACGCCAATTCCTGCCGTTACACTTTCTTTGAAATCCGAGAAAGAAGTAGAAACAAAAATGCCTTATCACATTATGGCCGGCGCTTTTAGAAGCGAAGCCAATGCACAAAAAAGATACAACCAATTAATTGCCAAAGGTTTTAAAGCAAGAGTTTTGGGAATTAACAAAAACGGGCTATACCCAGTTTTATACGGAAGCTACGCTACTTTTGCGGAAGCGGAAAAAGAAAAAGACTCCATAACAGAAACAGATAATCCTGAAGCTTGGATTTTGATTCAATCTTTGTAG
- the dprA gene encoding DNA-processing protein DprA, whose translation MSEENRFYELALLRVEGVGDIMAKKLLTHFGTAENVLNAKASQLAAIDGVGSVLLKNFKDKTIFDKAERELDFIQKNNIEVLSFQDEKYPERLKHCIDGPVLLFSSGNIDLKNRKIISIVGTRQITSYGTEFCRKLIEDLAPLDPIIVSGFAYGVDIVAHQLAMEHDLQTIGVVAHGLNQIYPKPHKKYVAKMEQNGGFMTEFWSTSNPDKENFVRRNRIVAGMTEATIVIESADRGGSLITANMANDYNRDVFAVPGRTTDKYSQGCNNLIKTQKASVLTSAADLIYNLNWDIQEKTKAVQKQLFVTLDDDEQKVHDYLLKTGKELMDIIALNCDFPIYRISGLLLNMELKGVIRPLPGKMFEAI comes from the coding sequence ATGTCAGAAGAAAATAGATTTTACGAATTGGCTTTATTGCGGGTAGAAGGAGTTGGGGATATTATGGCCAAAAAGCTGCTCACCCATTTTGGGACTGCCGAAAATGTTTTGAATGCCAAAGCCTCACAGCTTGCCGCTATTGATGGGGTAGGTTCTGTTTTGTTGAAAAACTTTAAAGACAAAACCATTTTTGATAAAGCTGAACGGGAGCTGGATTTCATTCAAAAGAATAATATTGAAGTACTTTCTTTTCAAGATGAAAAATATCCAGAACGTTTAAAACACTGTATTGATGGCCCTGTCTTACTTTTTTCCTCCGGGAATATTGATTTGAAAAACCGAAAAATCATCAGCATTGTCGGTACGCGCCAAATAACGTCTTATGGAACTGAATTTTGCAGAAAACTGATAGAAGATTTGGCACCCTTGGATCCGATAATTGTCAGCGGCTTTGCTTATGGTGTCGATATCGTGGCGCACCAACTGGCGATGGAGCACGATTTGCAGACAATTGGCGTTGTGGCTCACGGTTTGAATCAAATTTACCCAAAACCACATAAAAAATACGTTGCTAAAATGGAGCAGAATGGCGGTTTTATGACCGAATTCTGGAGCACTTCCAATCCTGATAAGGAGAATTTTGTTCGACGAAACCGCATAGTAGCCGGAATGACCGAAGCCACAATCGTCATCGAATCAGCCGATAGAGGCGGTTCGCTCATCACTGCAAATATGGCCAACGATTACAATCGAGATGTTTTTGCAGTTCCGGGACGTACCACCGATAAATACAGCCAAGGATGCAATAATTTGATAAAAACCCAAAAGGCAAGTGTTCTTACTAGTGCTGCCGATTTGATTTACAATCTGAATTGGGATATCCAGGAAAAAACCAAAGCCGTTCAAAAGCAATTGTTTGTCACGCTTGATGATGACGAACAGAAAGTGCACGATTATCTTTTGAAAACTGGTAAAGAATTGATGGACATCATCGCTTTGAATTGTGATTTTCCCATTTACCGTATTTCGGGTTTACTGCTCAATATGGAATTGAAGGGCGTGATACGGCCTTTGCCAGGGAAAATGTTTGAGGCGATTTAA
- a CDS encoding tetratricopeptide repeat protein — MKILLFTLFLLISITSSAQLTFDKTILDCENKWVAFPEEYGGLYKYGFIFVDSRAGLTFEYRGNLKIDPTGKIKAYPNEENSSIKVPLYPSKTLIAIIPEANFEQLKIRKDPNSQSLNKFKEGSIEQLYSWGSIYNAWGEYQKAMELLEKASKINSEYEGLSVQLAYSYNRLQQYKKAIEVLKKALVVNPTDAFINKEYIYALVNTHQLDAAIDRYRNSLEVCPDKTYVAENAFYILQGYFYKIDKKNFDKWLAQTENVMSSNEQIKKIVEQMKIDMNNEMKKN; from the coding sequence ATGAAGATCCTTCTTTTCACCTTATTTTTACTGATTAGCATTACATCATCTGCGCAGTTAACATTTGACAAAACAATACTTGATTGTGAAAATAAATGGGTTGCATTTCCAGAGGAATATGGTGGATTATATAAATATGGTTTCATTTTCGTGGATTCACGAGCAGGTCTTACATTTGAGTATAGAGGTAATTTAAAAATTGATCCTACAGGAAAGATTAAAGCATATCCAAATGAGGAGAACTCTTCGATAAAAGTCCCTTTATATCCAAGTAAAACCCTTATTGCTATAATACCTGAAGCAAATTTCGAGCAATTAAAAATAAGAAAAGATCCTAATTCGCAAAGCTTAAATAAATTTAAAGAAGGCTCAATTGAACAATTGTACAGCTGGGGTTCTATCTATAATGCTTGGGGAGAATATCAAAAAGCAATGGAGTTATTAGAAAAAGCATCTAAAATCAATAGCGAATATGAAGGATTGTCTGTCCAATTAGCCTACTCTTATAATCGCTTGCAACAATATAAAAAAGCTATTGAAGTACTAAAAAAAGCGCTAGTTGTAAATCCTACAGATGCCTTCATTAATAAAGAATATATTTATGCATTGGTAAATACTCATCAGTTAGATGCAGCTATCGATCGCTACAGAAATTCGTTGGAAGTTTGCCCCGATAAAACATATGTTGCTGAAAATGCCTTTTATATTTTACAAGGCTATTTTTATAAAATTGATAAAAAGAACTTTGATAAGTGGTTAGCCCAAACAGAAAATGTGATGTCTTCCAATGAACAAATAAAAAAAATAGTAGAACAAATGAAAATTGATATGAATAATGAAATGAAAAAAAACTGA
- a CDS encoding FAD-binding and (Fe-S)-binding domain-containing protein yields the protein MNLESLEKQLDGKLLYDHTMRTLYATDASAYKEMPLAVAIPKTKEDIQKIIAFARENKSSVIPRAAGTSLAGQVVGNGIVVDISQEFTKILSVDPVEKSAWVEPGVIRDELNLHLKSYKLFFGPETSTSNRCMIGGMVGNNACGARSVIYGSTREHLLEIKGFLADGNEVTFGALTNAEFEDKCNGVNVVSPLEQAIYVQTKELLSSPANRALFDENYPKKSIPRRNTGYALDLLADSQPFGDPTEKFNFCKLIAGSEGTLFFSTAIKLNLVDALKPFAGLVCVHHNSINESLKANLEALKFKPDSVELIDHYILECTKENIEQSKNRFFVEGDPQAILVVEFLRDSKEEIIQIAQEMEELMRSKNLGYHFPIVWGEDTNKVWNLRKAGLGLLSNIPGDAKAVAVIEDTAVDVNDLPDFIEDFNAILKERNLSCVHYAHAATGELHLRPIIDLKTKEGAALFRTIATDIAHLVKKYKGSLSGEHGDGRLRGEFIPLMLGEEIYQMFIQVKNTWDPWGIFNPGKVVNTPPMDTSLRYTPGQDTPMPETYFDFSEHNGIVRAAEMCNGSGDCRKTEKSGGTMCPSYMATRDEKHTTRARANILRETITNSTKENKFDDEGLLEVLDLCLSCKGCKSECPSNVDMAKLKAETLQQYHDKNGVKFRSKLIGNTPKINQLFASLPWLYNFGSKGIIGNLMKRSTGFATERSLPLMHKITFAKWIKSYRQTGNFIQGKVYLYNDEFLNFYDVEIGQTAVKLFNRLGYEVVVPEIGISGRTYLSKGMLKEARELAEKNTQAFAKEMPENAILIGIEPSAILSFRDEYPDLCRGDFKEKAKAFSSRAMLIEEFLAKELDEGRITSDSFTENTERVRMHGHCFQKALSSLVPLKKILMLPKNYTVLNIPSGCCGMAGSFGYEKEHYDISMKIGELVLFPTIRSEEQATLISASGTSCRHQISDGTSRKAFHPVEILFKALK from the coding sequence ATGAACCTTGAAAGTCTTGAAAAGCAATTAGATGGAAAATTATTGTACGACCACACCATGCGTACACTTTATGCCACTGATGCAAGTGCTTACAAAGAAATGCCGTTGGCAGTGGCCATTCCAAAAACTAAAGAAGATATTCAAAAAATCATTGCTTTTGCCAGAGAAAACAAAAGCAGCGTAATTCCTCGTGCAGCTGGAACTTCTCTTGCTGGACAGGTTGTCGGGAATGGAATCGTGGTTGATATTTCACAGGAATTTACCAAAATACTTTCGGTTGATCCCGTTGAAAAATCGGCTTGGGTAGAACCTGGAGTGATTCGTGACGAACTGAATTTACATTTAAAATCCTATAAATTATTCTTTGGCCCGGAAACCTCGACCAGTAACCGTTGTATGATTGGCGGAATGGTGGGTAACAATGCCTGTGGCGCAAGATCCGTGATTTATGGTTCCACTCGTGAGCATTTACTTGAAATCAAAGGTTTCTTGGCAGATGGAAATGAAGTTACTTTTGGTGCTTTGACCAATGCCGAGTTTGAAGACAAATGCAACGGAGTAAATGTCGTTAGCCCATTGGAACAAGCTATTTATGTTCAAACCAAAGAATTATTGTCATCTCCGGCTAACAGAGCTTTATTCGACGAAAATTATCCTAAAAAATCAATTCCGAGAAGAAATACGGGTTATGCATTGGATTTATTGGCAGATAGTCAGCCTTTTGGCGATCCGACCGAAAAATTTAATTTTTGTAAATTAATCGCCGGTTCCGAAGGGACTTTGTTCTTTTCGACTGCGATTAAACTGAATTTGGTTGATGCACTAAAACCTTTCGCTGGTTTGGTCTGCGTACACCACAATAGCATCAACGAATCGTTGAAAGCCAACTTGGAAGCCTTGAAATTCAAGCCGGACAGTGTTGAGTTAATCGACCATTATATCCTTGAATGTACCAAAGAAAATATCGAGCAAAGCAAAAATAGATTCTTTGTGGAAGGCGATCCACAGGCAATTTTGGTCGTTGAATTTTTAAGGGACTCGAAAGAAGAAATTATTCAAATCGCCCAAGAAATGGAAGAGCTGATGCGTTCCAAAAACCTTGGTTACCACTTCCCAATTGTTTGGGGCGAAGACACCAATAAGGTTTGGAATTTGAGAAAAGCCGGATTGGGATTATTGTCTAATATTCCTGGCGATGCCAAAGCGGTTGCCGTTATTGAAGATACAGCCGTTGACGTAAATGATTTACCTGATTTTATCGAAGATTTTAATGCTATTTTAAAAGAGCGAAATCTAAGTTGTGTGCATTATGCCCACGCAGCGACAGGAGAATTGCACCTTCGCCCTATCATTGACCTAAAAACCAAAGAAGGAGCGGCACTTTTCAGAACTATCGCTACTGACATTGCCCATTTGGTTAAAAAATACAAAGGTTCCTTAAGCGGGGAACACGGAGACGGAAGACTTCGTGGTGAATTTATTCCGCTGATGTTGGGAGAAGAAATCTACCAAATGTTTATCCAAGTGAAAAATACTTGGGATCCTTGGGGCATTTTTAATCCAGGGAAAGTGGTAAATACGCCTCCAATGGACACTAGCCTGAGATATACCCCAGGTCAAGATACTCCAATGCCGGAAACCTATTTTGATTTCTCCGAGCACAACGGTATCGTGCGTGCTGCCGAGATGTGCAACGGATCGGGAGACTGTAGAAAAACAGAAAAAAGCGGTGGTACAATGTGCCCAAGTTATATGGCAACACGTGATGAAAAACACACCACTCGCGCCAGAGCCAACATATTGAGAGAAACCATCACCAATTCTACCAAAGAAAATAAGTTTGACGATGAAGGTTTACTTGAAGTTCTTGATTTATGTTTGAGCTGTAAAGGATGTAAATCCGAATGTCCTTCGAATGTGGATATGGCTAAATTGAAAGCGGAAACTTTACAACAATACCATGATAAAAACGGAGTAAAATTCCGTTCGAAATTAATTGGTAACACACCAAAAATCAATCAATTGTTTGCTTCATTGCCATGGTTGTATAATTTTGGTTCCAAAGGAATCATAGGAAATCTTATGAAACGTTCAACCGGTTTTGCAACCGAAAGATCGTTGCCATTAATGCACAAAATTACCTTTGCCAAGTGGATCAAAAGCTACAGACAAACAGGGAATTTCATTCAGGGGAAAGTCTATTTGTATAATGATGAATTCCTGAATTTCTATGATGTCGAAATTGGTCAAACAGCCGTAAAGCTTTTTAACCGTTTGGGTTATGAAGTAGTGGTTCCTGAAATCGGTATCAGCGGAAGAACCTATCTTTCGAAAGGAATGCTGAAAGAAGCCAGAGAATTGGCAGAAAAAAACACTCAGGCATTCGCCAAAGAAATGCCTGAAAACGCCATTTTGATTGGAATTGAGCCTTCAGCCATATTATCATTCCGTGATGAATATCCAGATTTATGTCGTGGCGATTTTAAAGAAAAAGCAAAAGCATTCTCGAGCAGAGCCATGCTTATCGAAGAATTTTTGGCCAAAGAATTAGACGAAGGACGAATCACATCAGATTCTTTCACGGAAAACACCGAAAGAGTTCGTATGCACGGTCACTGTTTCCAAAAAGCCTTGTCTTCATTGGTACCTCTAAAGAAAATCTTGATGCTACCAAAAAACTATACGGTACTCAATATCCCAAGCGGATGTTGCGGTATGGCGGGATCTTTTGGATATGAAAAAGAACATTATGACATTTCGATGAAAATAGGAGAATTGGTTTTATTCCCAACGATCCGTTCAGAAGAACAGGCCACGTTGATTTCTGCCTCGGGAACGAGCTGCAGACACCAAATAAGCGATGGAACAAGCCGAAAAGCATTTCATCCTGTTGAGATACTTTTTAAGGCTTTAAAATGA
- the serA gene encoding phosphoglycerate dehydrogenase, with product MTENQETFIFDFDSTFIKVEALDVLCEVIYQDSAAGEQILSEIQRLTDLGMEGKLSLKESLTKRIQLLQANRDHIGTVIEELKKKVTASVIRNRTFFKQHSENIYIISNGFKEIIIPIVQEYGIKPEHVLANTFKFDHDGKIIGFDEKDELCENQGKVKKIKSLNLKGEAIMIGDGYTDYETLEGGAVSKFFAFTENVSRKIVVEKASQIAPSLDEILYELSYKASVSYPKNRINVLLLENVHQDAVKIFEHEGYNVETIKGSLSEDELIEKIKGVSILGIRSKTHVTAKVLEHANKLHAVGTFCIGTNQVDLNACSMKGISVFNAPYSNTRSVVELALGQIIMLVRNTFEKSKLMHQGVWDKSATNSVEIRGKKLGLVGYGSIGSQLSIVAEALGMKVFFYDAVDRLALGNAKKCSSLKELLSLSDVVSLHVDGRASNKNLIDADAFDYMKPGVVFLNLSRGHVVDIEALVANLKSGKIHGAAVDVFPYEPKNNDEPFVSELQGLSNVILTPHIGGSTEEAQEDIGHYVANKIINYINTGTTYGSVNLPEIQLPELQSAHRIMHIHENVKGILAQINNILLEYDNNILGQYLKTNETLGYVITDIDNFHNKDLEKKLKKIPNTIRYRILY from the coding sequence ATGACAGAAAATCAGGAAACATTTATATTCGATTTTGACAGTACTTTTATTAAAGTCGAAGCACTAGATGTGTTATGTGAAGTAATTTACCAAGATAGTGCAGCTGGTGAGCAAATATTAAGCGAAATTCAACGATTAACCGACCTAGGAATGGAAGGTAAATTGTCCCTAAAAGAATCTTTGACTAAAAGAATTCAGTTATTGCAAGCCAACAGAGACCATATTGGGACTGTTATTGAAGAGTTGAAAAAGAAAGTAACTGCTTCTGTAATTAGAAACAGAACATTTTTTAAGCAACATTCCGAAAACATTTATATTATTTCAAACGGTTTTAAGGAAATTATTATCCCAATTGTTCAGGAATACGGTATCAAGCCAGAGCATGTTTTGGCCAATACTTTCAAATTTGACCATGACGGTAAAATAATTGGTTTTGACGAAAAAGACGAATTGTGTGAAAACCAAGGAAAAGTAAAAAAAATCAAATCATTAAACCTTAAAGGAGAAGCGATAATGATTGGTGATGGTTATACCGATTATGAAACTCTTGAAGGTGGAGCAGTATCTAAATTTTTTGCTTTTACAGAAAATGTAAGTCGTAAAATTGTGGTAGAAAAAGCCAGCCAAATAGCACCTTCATTGGACGAAATTCTTTATGAACTGTCTTATAAAGCTTCGGTTTCTTATCCAAAAAACAGAATTAACGTTTTGTTATTGGAAAATGTTCACCAAGATGCGGTTAAAATCTTTGAACACGAAGGCTATAATGTTGAAACTATCAAAGGATCTTTGTCTGAAGACGAATTGATCGAAAAAATAAAAGGCGTTTCAATTCTTGGAATTCGTTCAAAAACTCACGTTACGGCCAAGGTTTTGGAACATGCCAATAAACTTCACGCCGTTGGAACATTTTGTATTGGAACCAATCAAGTCGATTTGAACGCTTGTAGCATGAAAGGGATTTCGGTTTTCAATGCGCCATACAGCAACACCAGATCAGTTGTGGAATTGGCATTGGGACAAATTATCATGTTGGTTCGTAACACTTTCGAAAAAAGCAAATTGATGCACCAAGGTGTTTGGGACAAATCGGCCACAAACAGTGTTGAAATCCGCGGTAAAAAACTAGGTTTGGTTGGATACGGAAGTATTGGATCACAACTTTCTATCGTAGCCGAAGCATTAGGAATGAAAGTGTTTTTCTATGATGCCGTTGACAGATTGGCTCTTGGAAATGCCAAAAAATGTTCTTCTTTGAAAGAATTATTGTCCCTTTCAGATGTTGTTTCTTTACACGTTGACGGACGCGCAAGCAATAAAAATTTAATCGATGCCGACGCTTTTGATTACATGAAGCCAGGTGTTGTTTTTCTAAACCTTTCCAGAGGTCACGTTGTTGATATTGAAGCATTGGTAGCCAATTTGAAAAGTGGAAAAATTCACGGGGCTGCAGTTGATGTTTTCCCTTATGAACCAAAAAACAATGACGAACCATTTGTGTCCGAATTGCAAGGATTGTCAAATGTGATATTGACTCCGCATATTGGTGGAAGTACAGAAGAAGCACAAGAAGATATTGGACATTATGTTGCCAACAAAATCATTAATTACATCAATACAGGTACGACTTACGGAAGCGTTAACCTTCCTGAAATTCAGCTTCCTGAACTTCAAAGTGCGCACCGTATCATGCATATCCACGAAAACGTGAAAGGTATTTTGGCACAAATCAATAATATTCTTTTGGAGTATGATAACAATATTTTGGGACAATATTTGAAAACCAACGAAACTTTGGGTTATGTAATTACTGATATTGATAATTTCCACAATAAAGATTTGGAGAAAAAACTGAAAAAGATTCCAAATACCATTCGATATAGAATTCTATATTAA
- a CDS encoding DUF1338 domain-containing protein — MDKNQLLSKLWEQYAEITPSAKKIHTLLEEKGETILNDHIAIRTFNDKRVNISVLEKIFVNVGYEARGEYVFESKKLFAKHYEHTTDKDAPRIFISELELEKCSESLQNTVKKLLDDCDPNEFNHPQLALNSTFWKSDSQAIYKSLLEESEYAAWMYIYGFRANHFTISVNALKHFKKLEELNDFLEENGWKLNASGGKIKGTPEQFLEQSSTLADLYTITFEEGSIEIPSCYYEFALRYAMPDGNLYQGFVASSADKIFESTDVKLQN, encoded by the coding sequence ATGGACAAAAATCAACTGCTTTCGAAACTATGGGAACAATATGCTGAAATAACCCCATCTGCAAAAAAAATACACACTTTATTAGAAGAGAAAGGCGAAACGATTCTAAATGATCATATTGCGATTAGAACATTTAATGACAAAAGAGTCAACATCTCTGTTTTAGAAAAAATTTTCGTAAACGTTGGATATGAAGCCCGTGGAGAGTATGTTTTTGAATCTAAAAAGTTATTTGCAAAACATTACGAACATACTACAGACAAAGATGCACCGAGAATTTTTATCTCCGAATTAGAGTTGGAAAAATGTTCCGAATCGTTACAAAACACGGTTAAAAAATTATTGGACGATTGCGATCCGAATGAATTTAATCACCCACAATTGGCTTTGAACAGTACTTTTTGGAAATCAGATTCACAAGCGATATACAAATCACTCTTGGAAGAATCAGAATACGCTGCTTGGATGTATATCTACGGTTTTAGAGCCAATCATTTTACGATTAGTGTAAATGCGCTTAAGCATTTTAAAAAACTAGAAGAATTAAACGATTTCTTGGAGGAAAACGGTTGGAAATTAAATGCTTCCGGTGGAAAAATAAAAGGAACACCTGAACAATTTTTGGAGCAATCCAGTACATTGGCAGATTTATACACAATTACCTTTGAAGAAGGTTCTATCGAAATTCCATCTTGCTACTATGAATTTGCCTTGCGATACGCTATGCCTGATGGAAACTTATACCAAGGATTTGTGGCTTCATCAGCCGATAAAATTTTTGAAAGCACAGATGTGAAATTGCAAAATTAG